Below is a genomic region from Seriola aureovittata isolate HTS-2021-v1 ecotype China chromosome 23, ASM2101889v1, whole genome shotgun sequence.
ATTTTTACTCTGGGATTCCACTAGAGCAGCTTTGCATGATTCACAGTTCAATAAAAGTtcagcctctgactgaaacaggcAATATTAGCTCCGGCTTTCTTAAGAAGCCTCCTTAAGAGCCcactttcttctgattggccgaaCATCTGGAAGCTTGCCAGGGGCAGTACCCAGTGCTTGTGAGCACGACATCATCCTCTTACTGGTGTGGAGGTcgtgaaaacaaactgtgaaccTAAATAACTAGTAACTAAACTAAGTAACCGAACATAACTGACTGGAAATGGAAATTTGTCAGATCAATCAGTTCATGTTACCTGCTCATTGTGACATTAAGCTGGATTTAGTCTTTAAATCATAATCTCTATATAAACATGTTTCTATATGTGCTCATGTTAATAGTTGTACATGTGTGAAATGAGCTAAAAGACTGTTTAAGTGAAATTGCCTGTTGTCAGGAAACACCAAAGCTAACGGTGCTAATAAAATCTTATTCTTCTGTGGCCAAAGACTCTGCAGTAAATGTGACCCGTGGTTATTTGTATGATGCAGTGTTATCATGGGCCCTTGAAGTTactctttgtttgtttagtttattatttcctgttttattgatttttattattatttcatgaatTTTCTGCTCAGCCACCCGAGGGGTGGATGTCCACCCAAAGTCTTCTGCTCAGTCCCTTTTCTGTCCCTGGGCAGTCTGCCCCAGTCCTCCTGCTGTATCCCAGTGATCCTCAGCCCCTTTGTTATTTGAGCTCCTTCACTGCAAAGGCAGgtgcctttgtgtttgtctgtgtttgggtCCAGTAATCTTAAAGAGTTACATGGAGCACATTAAATCTGATAATATAATTAAGTGTAGTGCTTAGGGAGAACGAGCTGATGGAGCAGATAAAGAAATCTGACCTCTTTGTACAGCATGTTTCAGTCCTGTCTTCTTACTTTGAGATggactgctgttgttttcactgaagcTGTCACTGTGTATATCTGACTCTGCATGGTGATTCACTCACACTCTGTTGTGTCTCTACGTTGTTGTATTGATAAGTGTATTtctagtctctctctctctctctccctacacacatatatacatatatacataaatatatatatatatatatatatatatgtgtgtgtgtgtgtgtgtgtgtgtgtgtgtgtgtgcgtgagtggACCCCTCAGGAACGAGATGGTGTTAAtcctgataaataaatatgaattttttaatgCCTGTGAGTTTATGAACTGTATCATCACAGACAAAAATTGATCTGTTTTGCAGATCAAATTTTTGTCAGACATAGACACATTAAAGGAAGAGAGAATCAAAGAacaacaaagaggaggagacatcactctctgactgtgtgttcatgaacatgttttatcagcTCCTGGTTTTCTCTCAGTGAACATGCATGAATACATATGTCGACTGTGtgtgcactttgtgtgtgtgtgtgtgtgtgtgtgcgcgtgtgtgtgtgctctgcagTGGCTGCATGATGATGTTGGTGGATGAGTCACCCAGTCTTCACCACGTGACATCATGAATCACCGCACCTCTCCGTGGGCAGAGCTGCAACCATCAACCTCTCcactcctcccctctctccctcctgcctctGCCCAGCCCTGTGTTACTTCTTCCTCACCCTGTAATCTGTGTTGCACTCcgtctcctctcgtctcttttatttttacgAGCAGCCTCATGTCTCAGCTCCAGATCTGCTCTCATTTACTAATGCACATCTCCTGTCTTTTATCTCTGAGTGTCTGTCACACGCACATCACCCGGTTTACacatatttttctgtctccttctgtTCCTCAGACCTCGACATGGACGGGTATTTGTgttgctggtgtgtgtgggtgctcACATCCTGCAGCATCTCCTCTGATGACTGCTCTAACCTCTAATCACCCTGCTGAACACCCCCACCTCTGAGCTGCACGACGTACCAGAGGCAGCCAAATCCTGTTCTctgccaacccccccccccacacacacacacacacacgcacacacactcacacacgcacacacacacactcacacacacacacacacacacacactcacacacacacagacacacacacacacacacacacacacacacacacacacacgctcacacacgcacacacacacacacccaccaccccACCTTCAGTTACTGTCTGTGCAGTAATCAGCCTGGAGGCCTACACAGGGATCACAGAGGATTGTCACTGTTAACCTAGATTTGATGTGTTCATCAGAAGGAGCAGGTGGTTCTCAGTGTGTAGGCTGATCCAGTGACAGTGATGTTGACAGAGCAGGGACTAAATAAtgcaaattacaaaacaaaaacatcacgaaacaaaaacataactttCCTCCTCTGGTCTCATGTTGTCCGTCTGAGGTTACCGCTGCCGCTTCAGTTCGGTGGAGCTGACATCGTGCCTCCATCTTTACAGTCAGGATGTCACTGTTCACAACAGCAtggtgtttcagtgttgtttgctaCAGCACCTCCGGTTTCCCAGCGCAGTGAGGCCAATAAGgtagttgtatttatttatgctgAGCAAATGTCCCTGTTGATATTAGTCAGGTTACTCAAACACCACTAATTCACTGTTAACAGTTTTCATGGAGAcgacttcctgttcctgttcaggttttaaaaaatcattttataatccatccatccatccatccatccatccatccatccatccatccatccatccatccatccatcagtgtTATCAGTGTGTCTATACCAACTGCATTGTCACCATTAACAACGTTTTTGCTGCTTCACTCTTTAACCTCTCACTGAAGGCATGGCTGTCTACCAGCGGGTGAGTTCTCACATATAATAAATCATATGAACGCCTCAGTATGACGTCTTTGCTGTCTCCTCTCAGACTCACATAGAAATTATCTGTGTCCACAATGAAGCACTTTTGTAATAAAATAGTCgactttatttgtttctttgtatGTAGCAAAAGTAGTCATTGACATGCGCATATTTACATCCAGCAAACACATGTTTATTACGACGGTTATAACAAGGTACATCTAGAAAGACCATGGACACACGACTCCAACAATGATGCTCAGGTTCACTAATGTCATCGTTTCTGTCACTTtaagatttttttatgctttttttaattgatgCTTGTACAAAAAGGAGCAGTTTTTAAATGCAGGTATAGAGAAACGTGCAGACGCCGTACCTcacccctccttctctctctcactctgtgacTTTTCaacttcataaaaaaataaaacaacaaatgaaaaagatgacagagacctttgtttttcacttccCGCTCTGTTTGACTTCTTCAGCGTGAGATTGTCGATGCCGTGACTCGGATCTGTCGGCGACACAGATGCCGAGGTTAGCTCGTCCCTTAGCAACAGACGGCCACAAAGGTCAACAACACCTACAAACAGGGAGCGACACTTGCTCCTGAGAAACGGTGTTTGTTGATGACTGATTATCTGTAGCCAGGTGATGTATGTCATCCAATCCCAGCAGTGGAAAATCCCTTTGTTATGTTTGAGAGAGAAATCTCTTCCCTAAAACATctagagaagaagagaaaaagtcagaatagtcttcatgatgatgatgatgatgaggatgaatattaaaatgacattaactGCTCctcactgagcagctgcagctgaaccGTGGAGGGTATCTCTATAGGAGGAAGATAACGTTGGTGATTGTCGTATGACATGTCGTACAGTTAGTGTGAAGACTTTCCTTCTCTGTTGGTAACATttactaaaaactacagtgagaagctgttttctttaaataaatgaatctgtGTTGTAGGAGCAGACAGGGCGGGGAAGTCTTCCAGAGCTGCGCCGGCACATTGTGTGTTCGTTCTCTTGTTGTGTAGTAAAGAACAGTAAGCCTCCACCACTGCAGCCTCCTCTGTAGGTGTCAGCTGTAAAAGATGCCGTATAGAGTCTGACCAGGGTTTGGCACCATAGCAACAAGGTAATTGAAGTTATGCAAAAGGATGAGTCATCAAAGCCATTATAGTGGTGTGAGTGTGGCTCCACAGCCCTGTGGATGAAATGTGCTGTTATACTTCATGATCaggaggtgagtgtgtgagtatgtgtgtgtgtgtgtgtgtgtgtgggggggatttctatacaaaaaacacaacatgacacaTTCAGATACATTCAGATGAGTGCAGGAGTGACTCGGACATTAGGCCACTCACACATCTTTATCTCTGAGAGGTGACACTACATGGTCAAAAGGATGTGGACACCCTGTGCTGAAGGGAAACCTTACAGTGATATTTTAGATATTAAAGAAGCAGATCGtgtttggtcatttcctgtttcatcatGACTCCTTTTCCGACTCAGTTTCCCAGTTTGTTGTGGGAGAACCTGACTGGTCAACGACTCATGGATGATCTGGATCACGTGACACTGACCCAGGATTGGTGTTGGACTGCACTGATGTGTCTGGAACTGGTTCAACATCTGGATGAAAGGCTCAAACCAGAGGAGACTGTTACAGCAGCACATTAATGAGAATCTGTTTTATTGGCTCTTTTATCACATGACTGAATGTTTGGTGTCCACATACCTTTGTCAGTGTAGCAGAAATCATTTCTGATAAATgatgtttatgattttttttttcctgcctgaGATAATACCACAAATGTTCTTGTGTCTACATAGTAAaactccaccaccatcatcatcatcatcatcatcatcatcatcatcatccatctctctctgtgattgGTCCGACTGATTTGTTAAAGGTGCAGCAGAATGAAGCATCCTCCTTTGCTGGCATTGTATAATGTCCAAACGGAGAACGTCTTCATGCCGGGGGTTGGGATGAGAAGTCCAGACCACGTCCATCCTCTTGCCCCTCCCTCACAGAGGAGGGGTGTAGTTCTATTTTATCCAGATCACCTCTGGAAGAAAAGGTCCTCTGTAACGTCCTCGTCCAGacaacaaccaatcagaatgtTAGAAAGAAACTTGTAACATATGAAAAAAACGAAAACCAAACACcagcaaatcaaaatgaaaaagaaaagccctCTGGTCATCTCTCCTTATTtccatctccctcctctcactctctctctctctctctctctctctctatctcccttcatccctccttcAGTCCTTCATCTGCGGTCTCTTCATCAGTATCTGTTGAATGTATTTCTGCAGCTCGTCAcgtctgctgctgtctgactgttttCCCGCCGCATAATACTCTTCATCTCTCGGGCCTGAGTAatacatctgctgctgctcggGAGAGATTACAGGCATCCGGGGAGGGGGGCGTGCTTTGGGAACGGGGAGCGGCTGAAATGTCCGGGGGTACAGAGGGAGGGGGTAGCTGGTGTAGTAAGGCTTCTGCTGGAGGGGGGGTTTTCTGAGCCGGGGTTGGACCCAGCTGTGGTAACGGTGTTTGGGAGGGAAAGTGTGGGCGTCATCCACAGAGTTTCCCAGGAAGTTGTTGAGGGTGAGAGCCGGTTTGGGGATGTAGTAACGGGGTCTGGGTCTGGGGGGAGGTGAAAAATAGATGGGGTAGTAGTCTGGGTAGGGCTTCCTCTGGTAGTAGAAGGGGTAGACGTAGGGGTAAGAGGGGTAGCCAGTCCAAACAGACTTGGGTGATTTGAGCCAGAGGtcctgtttgattgacagaggCTTCTGAGGTTTGGCCCAGAGGTTTGCATTGGCCAGCAGAGGGCTTGGTCTGCTCCACAGATCCTGTGACTTTGGTGTTTTCTCCAGGAACCAGGGTTTGTGCAGACCGACAGGCGGAGAGGGTTGCTTCGAGACAGGGAAgttattctgattggttgaaacCTGCGGTGCTGTGAAACCATTGGTGGACGAGaaggaagaggacagaggagtcAGAGGTTGCTGCCAACGCGACATGAGCTCGGGCGGAacgtctttcttcttcttcttctccacgTCGCTGATGATGTCCACCACGTCGTCGGCGGGGAGGTGGAGCTTGCTGGAGATCTCGATCAGCTTGTCAATGGTCTGAGGATCAATGTCgtcctcctccatcacttcctgATCCTCGTCGGACCTCTTGTCCTCTGCGGCGTTGGACAGAGAAGAGCTGTACTTCCTGTTCCCGTTCTGTTTGACCATGTAGCGCAGCAGCATGTCCGAGGCGATGTCGGCcaacttctcctcctccatcttggCTCTCTGCGCCTCGGCCGCCtgcctcctcatctcctcctgctccgcTTTGGCccgagcctcctcctcctctggactCAACaactcttcatcctcctccttctcctcctcgtcctctggTTCAtcttcctccatcacctcctgcTCTGCTGGAGGCGGGGACTGTACTGCGTTACCATAGTTACTGTCGTCAAAGTCATCCATGAAGTTGCCTCCCCTGAATGTCGGGAAGTTGAGGCCTTTCTGCGTCTCTTCCTGCCATTTCAGCTTCTTCTTGGACATGGCGAGGTTGCTGCCCTTGTTGATTGGTATGATGTCGTTGTGGCTGCTGTagcctctgctctctctctggttcTGCTCCGATTCTCCCTTCCTCTTGGTGGCTGTGTCCAAACGAGGGAACTCCTTCATCATGGTCTCGAggctcttcagctcctctggactgagctgctcctcctcctcgttgCTGCCTTGCTCAGTGCTGGTTGGTTGCTGCTGAGGGGAAACCTTCCCGCTCTCCCCCCGTCCATCTGGACCAGAGGGCCGCTGCTCTGTTTGGACCTGGACTGTCTGGCTCGTGGTACGACTGGTCACCTTCTCTgtcatcttctcctcttcctcctgagctctcttcctctcctcctcctcctctctttcctgctCCTTGCCCTGTGTGGCCATCAGCAGCTCTAACTTCTGTCGTCCATCTCTGTCTCGGTCTGCTCCGTCCATCGTTCTCACTTCTCTCTCAGCCTTggtctcctcctccatcccctcgtgttctcctccctccttccttctctctacTTGTGAACGATTCAGAGCCTCCAGTAAAACCGCTGCCAGGGTTTTGGGGTCCACATCTTTGAAgagctcctcctctgtctcttctttctgtAGTGACTGTCTCTCCTCATCCCATCTTTCCTCGTCTCCTGACAGCGTGTGTGGACCGCTGACACCTACAGGGGTGTTGACAGGACCGGGGGTGGACAGATGGAAGAGGGAAGCCCCTGTCAGGAGAACCAGGAGGGTAAGGACACTTGAGGCATGGTGGTGCCCAGTCATGGCCACTCAGAGCAGGGACCTGCTGTGAGTAGCAGGGGGGCAGGGTCAGAAGTTTCTGtaggagagaaaacacagagacagttcagtgtcagtacacacacatgcgcgcacatgcacacacacacacacacacacacacacacacacacacacacacacacacacacacacacacacacacacacacacacacatacacatacacacaaacacaaactaaagggagctgagacacaaaaacacaactaaagATAAAAATTGACATCAGTTATAGGTTTtttgtgttgatgatgatggatcacatgatcacatgatcacatgatcacatgatcacatggAAGCATGAGCTGTTGTTGTCCATCTGTCCAGGACTGTATCTGAACCAGGTTTATCATAATAATTCATTAACTTTTATCATCATGTGCAACAAATTtgcataaaatattaaatgtgagaaaaatTCACAGATTTTAGTTTCACCTGGAACATACGTGTCACATGTGCTTTGTCAAACTCCCACACCTGATGACTGCGTGTCCAGCCAATGAAAATCAGGCACCAGCTCCAGATCAACTGAGAAGCAACTGCAGCTGATCAGGTGTGAGCAGAGCGGGGGGGAGATGCAGTGATCCAGGACCTGGAGCAGCACTGCGACATACCAACGCCATTTTGCTGATAGGGTGATATTAGACCACTGATTTCAGCTTAGCAACAAGGAAGGGGGTGGGAGGGTTGGCGGGTGGGGGGCACCGTCCTTCATCACTGAGTGTTCTTAAGTGCAACAAGTGACGTAGACTGAAATGTCACAGTGGCTGCTCATGTGTTAAACACATATGTCCAGGGTTGTGTAACAGAtgtttgaacacacacactcttcaagAAAACCTCTAAAACTATTGATGATAACATTTCCTTATGAttcattcttttctcttcagtaaaaaaaaacataatttccagGCTCAGTCACAGAGCAGGACCCATGGAGTCAGGCTCAGTCTgcagtggagctgcaggatgTGAAGCGTGATCTCAGAGTGGAGTGATTAAGACCCAGGATCTAATGTGACTGAGTTCATTGCATCTGTATTATTCTTGCAGTCGGTGGATTCTGGCACATTAATAATCCACATCTCCAGAGCCAGAATCAGCCAGAACCATCTGTCATCACAAAACCACCTCCAGACCTGCACCAGCCTCAACACTACACCTGATCACACCAACAAACAacacgtctctgtctctgtgggaTCACAGCCACgtcacagaggaaacagcagaggagccagtgatgatgatgatgaagatgatgatgaagaagatgatgatgaagatgatgatgatgatgatgatgatgatgacgataaCGATGgggcagatgatgatgatggtgaagatgatgatgatgatgatgatgatgatgatgaagataacggtggtgaagatgatgatgatgatgatgatgatggtgaagatgatgatgaagatgatgatggtgaagatgatgatgaagatgatgatgatgatgatgatgatgaagatgatgatgatgatgatgatgattatgatgaagaggaggaggaggacaataTGGCCACCTCTGTGTTGACcataaacaaagaaacatgaccagtcaatcaatcaatcaatcaatcaatcaatcaatcacacatCCACATCATATCCATAAACTATTGACTGTAAAacatattgattgattgattgattgattgattgattgattgattgattgattgattgattgattgattgatggcAGCTATGACGTGTCACAGCTGCAAATCTTATTCATCTATCAAACAGACGGAGGAGATGACATCCTCTGACCCGCGCTCACTGAGAACCTGAGAACCTCCTCTGTGGAGGTTTCTCCGGTGTTTAAAGTCGTTTCAGTTTAAATGTTCAGACAAACAGATTCCTCTCTCAGAGCAGAGGTGAAGGAGAAGTTGACACTTACTTGCAGATCACCGGCAGCGGCGGGAATCTCCCAGCTTCTCCTCCTCGTCACGTCAGAGCCAGAAGCCGCTGGAGTCCCGCTGGAAGTCCTGCACCGAGCTCGCTCTCTGCACCGTGAGCGCGCTGTTGTGTGCGTgagttgttgttgctgtctAATGTTAAGTGTCGTCACTTGTTGTTGGCTGAGTTGCCTCTCCCGGGATTCCGCCTGTGGCTCGTCTGTTTTCAGGACCACGGACAGCGGCTGCAGCTCTCTTATACTGCCGCCCTCCCACCCCACGTGATACATGCGTCAAACAGCCCCAATTGACGTCACCAGACTGGGTTTCATTCATAAGATTTCTCTGCACTCACACCCGCCCACCCctctcaccccctcccctctctgatGAACCAATTAGCTGCagtgctggagctgctgaatGAACAGAAGCTACTGAATGAATCCGCAGTTTGTCCGTCTCCAGAGGCGGACCAGGACTCTCCGAGGcccacatcaggaggaggtcCAGGTCTCTGTATTTCAGGAAACCCTGTGGGTTTTATCATGGACATTGACAGATGTGCAAAATATTAGTTAAATATAATCAGCTGAATGgctaataatgaaataaatcataaaaggaCACCtgtcagatagatagatagatagatagatagatagatagatagatagatagatagatagatagatagatagatagatagatagatagatagatagatagatagatagatagatagatagatagatagatagatgagaGGGGGCGTGGTCAGGTGAAGCAGGGACAGGAGCCTGAGGAAGTCCTGTGTTCAGGGTCCAGGTCTGGGTTCAGTCAGGTCAGGAAGATCATGAAATATGATGGAAAGTTCCAGAACAGACACTAAACTGTGGTTGTTATATTATAGACTTATCATATATCAACAGATATGTAAATtaacatcttcatcttcctcatcataattttttctctttgtgtttcattgttgatccttttttctttccttttcctgtgtGACATAAACATGGAGCATCTCAACCACATCACAACACTCACCTGTGGATGCAAGAGGCTCAGGTGAGGTCACATGACTCAGAGATAAAGTCAGGTCCCTCACTGTGAGGAAGAATGACCGAGAGACTGAATGAATGGCAGCTgtctgaggtcaaaggtcacagagcaGGAGTCAATGGACGACTGGAAAAAGATGTTCACATGACCCCAGAGAGCATCATCATGTGACCGAGGTCAAACACTGGTATAGGTTCCTTCTGTTCACTgcactttatatatatataatagattTGTTGACATGTTAAttgaagaggatgaaggagaggagagagctgctgcacctcctcctccacctccagtcATCACTCTTTCTCTGGATCAGAAACCATGTGTGATCAGTTTACTGCTGCATGTTGGTGTGTAGGATCAGTGGACTTTATATTTCAGGAGGGGTTGGAGAGAAAACAGGGGGCAGGTGTTCAAACCATGAAGATAACAGGACAAGAACCTGCCACACTGCATCAAGTCCAGGTCTGAGGACAGGATGTGTGGTGGAGGCCTGTGTCCAGTAATGTAGGGCAGTTACAACATTTTATATCACTTCATACATTTACTCCACTGaacttcagagggaaatgttgtaCTTACTACTATACTCATTAGACAGCTGGAATAAACATATTAACTTTGATTAACATAATGttgtaaatatatgtaaaatatttgaGCTCTAGCTATATttatgcatcagtaataataatccagtTATAACTTAACACTGACAAGactcattttattctattaacgagtgcttttattttgatagtgtCTCTTTACATGTAGGAAAAGGAGCCGGGTCCCTGACCAATCAGGACAAGACCACATTGTTTGGTTTGCTGTGTTAATGTGACACATTAATAAAACTGTTCATGTCTCCTGACTGACGTGAACTGAGGTTATTAAACATGTTCTTAGGTTGTTTCAggtaaaaaattaatttttttattatttaaaaaatcactgtttagttttttcccttcgtcacaaacagctgtttacaaaaTGATGTGTATCATATGAGTTGTTGATGACCTATAACCTTTGTGATGTGGTTCATTAAAGAAGGAGGCTCATAAATAGGGTTTATGTATGTCTCTGTACTAAACCTGGCTGACCGGTCGTTTGGAGAACTGGTGATGTGGAGCATTTGTTTTCAGTACAGTAGAAACAAAACACCAGGAACAAACATCAGGAACAAACAGTTGAATTTagcttaaaatgttttatttctttataaaatTACATTCACACATTGATCCCTTTATCCTGCAGAACAGATTCACTTCCTACACTACGGCCCTGTGCAGCTCCCCACCTTCATCACTCATCTTCCTCAAGGAACCAGAATCTTCTTTTACATAAAGTCATTTAAGAACAAGACAATCACCACATTCACTGAAGTCTGACCCACCAGAGACTCAGTCTTACAGTGGATGAAGGTTTAAAGAAGGAGGTAAGGAGGATTAGAATCAAACATCTGGACCCACTGAGGAGCTGGGTCCCACCTCATACGGGACTTGGTCTGATTAATGGAGGTGGGCGGGGTATGAATGTTACCTCCATAATTTTTGTGAACAACCTCAGTGCCTTCAGAGACACCATCTGCATCAGGACTCAACAACAGACTCAGTTCAGAGAGATCAGACTCAGTCAGGAGGTTCAGACACATGAAACATGGTGGAACTGATGAGACCGGTGTTACTGATGTTACTGATGTTACTGATGTAACAACTGGTGTAACTGATGATATTGATGGAAATGGTGTAACTGCTGTAACTGGTGTTAGTGATGTAACTGATAGAACTGGTTTAGCTAATCGAACAACTGGTGGAACTGGTGGAACAACTGGTGTAATTGATGGGACTGATGGACTAACTGATGGAAATGATGCAACTAAGGTAACTGATGGAAAAAACCAGTGTAACTGATGTAACAACTGATGTAATTGATGGATTGACTGATGGAATTGATGGATTAACTGATGta
It encodes:
- the vgf gene encoding neurosecretory protein VGF; protein product: MTGHHHASSVLTLLVLLTGASLFHLSTPGPVNTPVGVSGPHTLSGDEERWDEERQSLQKEETEEELFKDVDPKTLAAVLLEALNRSQVERRKEGGEHEGMEEETKAEREVRTMDGADRDRDGRQKLELLMATQGKEQEREEEEERKRAQEEEEKMTEKVTSRTTSQTVQVQTEQRPSGPDGRGESGKVSPQQQPTSTEQGSNEEEEQLSPEELKSLETMMKEFPRLDTATKRKGESEQNQRESRGYSSHNDIIPINKGSNLAMSKKKLKWQEETQKGLNFPTFRGGNFMDDFDDSNYGNAVQSPPPAEQEVMEEDEPEDEEEKEEDEELLSPEEEEARAKAEQEEMRRQAAEAQRAKMEEEKLADIASDMLLRYMVKQNGNRKYSSSLSNAAEDKRSDEDQEVMEEDDIDPQTIDKLIEISSKLHLPADDVVDIISDVEKKKKKDVPPELMSRWQQPLTPLSSSFSSTNGFTAPQVSTNQNNFPVSKQPSPPVGLHKPWFLEKTPKSQDLWSRPSPLLANANLWAKPQKPLSIKQDLWLKSPKSVWTGYPSYPYVYPFYYQRKPYPDYYPIYFSPPPRPRPRYYIPKPALTLNNFLGNSVDDAHTFPPKHRYHSWVQPRLRKPPLQQKPYYTSYPLPLYPRTFQPLPVPKARPPPRMPVISPEQQQMYYSGPRDEEYYAAGKQSDSSRRDELQKYIQQILMKRPQMKD